DNA sequence from the Ctenopharyngodon idella isolate HZGC_01 chromosome 14, HZGC01, whole genome shotgun sequence genome:
ataatTTACGCACCCTCCTAggtgtatcttctttcagactaacacaatcggagttatattaaaaaatatcctggctcttccaagctttataatggtagtgaatggcgctcaaaattttgaagcccaaaaaagttcatccatccatcataaaagtaatccatacggctccagggggttaataaaggccttctgaagtgaagcgatgggtttttgtaagaaaaaaaacatttttaaaactttataaactataataactggcaaCTGCCATACATAAGTTGagttttcttacaaaaacgcatccctttgcttcagaaggcctttattaaccccctggagccgtatggattacttttatgatggatagatccacttttttgggcttaaaaatccacattccctaccattataaagcttggaagagccaggatattttttaatataactctgattgtgttcattgaaacaagattgtcatatacacctgggatggcttgagggtgagtaaatcatgagataattttcatttttgggtgaactatccctttaagtatggTGTGCACTCACTAGAAGGTGAACCTGCCTCCTGGTGAAAGATAGCAGGGTTTCTGTCACTTGTGCTTCTGTGTGTGTCTTGTAAAAGTCCCGTAATACTTTACCATTCCCCATCTGGAAAAAAAGAGTGGAGAACCATAAAATATCTAGACAAATGACCATACAGTGTCTCTCTTGTAACTCTTGTATCCTCATGTTTCATACCACTATGCCTTCTATACGGAAGCCCAGTGATGAGGTGGAACTGCTGTCATCCCTCCACTGCAGGTAACGCAGCTTTGTTACTCCTTTCTTTGCATGTTCCTCTGCAGTGGGAGCTGCCGGATCCACTTTCACCATCTTTTGATACATATCAGAGCGTACGCTGGCGTTGGTCCTGGCTTTAATGATCTCCTCCTCTTGGTATGTCCTGGAAGTAATGGCATAGATTCAGATGGCACTGCTATTATTGTTCAAATATAAGTGCGACTTATAAGGTCAATAAAGAGTAGCAAACTAAAATGGTATTTTGGACACAGTAGGTTATCAAaaccaaaattaatttttaccaAAACCAAAGTTTTCAAATAGCCGAAAACCAAAAACGAAAATAAAGTTACATATGGGTTAATGGGTAACTAAAGTTGGTATTCTGTTCATGGTGTCGTGTCCTCAGGTGATACATTAAACCTGTCATAGTGCAGCTCTTTAACAAGACGCCTCTCGATATTTCAGCcccaattattttttttacatattgctACTTTATCATCCTTTTTGGCCACACTTCTGACATGTTTACCTGTTGTAGCTTATTTATGTTGAGCgtacaacattgtcaaaatgcaTCATCGGAGAAGTGCTAATTAAATGTCACAGTTTCGCTCAATGGTTTCGGCCCCCTTTAAaacttatggaagcttgtttctgccatgaaataaaaaaaataaaaaaggtaattgcaactttttatctcacaattctgacttcatttctcagaattgaagagatacaaactcaaaattgcaggttataaagtcagaatatctcgcaatttactttttttctcagaattgtgagtttatatctcataattctgactttataactcgcaattctgactttatatcacataattctgactttataactcacaattctgactttataactcgcagttctgacttcataacttgcaattgtgagtttatatctcgtaattgtgagaaaaaaagtcagaattgtgagataaaaagttgcaattaccttttttattttttttatttagtggtggaaacatgGTTCCATAAAAACTAGTTCAGCCGTAActgaaaattataattttttttgctgtttcagCCGAATGTTTTCAGTTGCTGAAATTTCAGTGCATCACTAATACCAGCTTTTGTCCAACATTGATATTCAGTCTTGCAGGCAAATGTATCAACATAGCCACACCCACAACTGTGGCTTAAGGTAACAATTATAGTAAAGACAAATTAATCAGCGTTAGAGTAAAGCTGTTGGTTCCCTTCCTACCGGACACCCATTTTGCAGTCCATGATGACAGGATGTTTGAGCCCGCTAAGCAGGTCCTCTAGACGGATGTATCTCTCTCCGTCCTGACTGATGTGCCCGAAATAATGAGGCACGAACTGACAGAGCGCATCAGACATGAGGGCCTGCAGACAGCTGTCCTCCACCTTGCAAAACCTCTTCAGAACCTCCCCACCCTCACTCAGCCTTACATTACCTAgagaaaccaaacaaaacacattttgtctACAAAATACTGCTCAGTTCAAAAGTATTGTTCAAACTCATGTAATATGATGCATTTTGATAGAAAAAAGTGAAGGTATGATGAGGGTCAAAATGCAGAGTCCTTTGCAAAAGCCTAAGCTACGTACCTTGGTGACCAGCTAGCTGGATCCATGAGCTTTGTGTACGTTTGGACCACTGCATCATGGTCAAAAATGTCCTCCAAGATCGACACTGGGAAAGAGAAGGGGGTCATTTAGTGGCAGTACCTTAAAAACACTTTTCTGTGTTTCATTTTCTAACGGTGTTCataaaatggcatgtttttttttttaaccttgaaGGGTTTATGGTTAAACCCTACCAATGATGAAACTCTTCAGACCCAAAGATGTTGCTCACTACTTGTTGCATTATGGGGTATATTGCATGACATCTGAAGAATTTGTTTTGGGAATACTGCAAATGTGACAGTAGCATGCTACTTTATCCATATCTCTGTCTACAGTACTATGCAAATAACTTATTCAAATACGCTGTTATGGTACTCATGCAAATCGTCTAACACATTTCAGTGCACTGAAAAAATAGAGACCTTTTCAGTTAGTCCACAGGTCAGACTGAACCCGACACCAGTTAAACTGGTCCTGAAAAATTCTGCAGAATCAAGATAAACTGCTTTCCCAGTTTAAGATTTCCCAGAATTCCACTCACCTTTCTCATGGTCTGCCTCCGGGCGGCTGTATCCTCACTCTCGCTGAAGACTTCATCACTTTCGGCTGAGGAGTTGTTGAAGGAAGAGGAGGATGAAGCAGAGGAGTGAAGGAGAACCCGAGAGAGAAAAGGGTGTGGAACTATTTCTCCCTCACCGTCTCTCTCCATACTTCCCTGCATATAATGCTCTCCATCCTGTGATGACCCAAACGTTTGTACGTTTTTCTGTTTTGTACCCCAACTCTTCTTTCTGTGCATTCGTTTGTTGAAATCTCCCTCAATACTCTCATCGATACTCTCCAGACCTCCCAGCCTTTCCCGCATCCCTTCCTTCGGAACGACCTTGCCTTTCCACAGGCTTTTCCTAGTTGCTGCATTCAGCGGCACTTTTGAGCCCTCTTCAACAAGATTTTCACTCCCTTTCACCTTCTGCTCTTCCACGTCCTTGTCCTCGGTCATTTCTCCAGCAGGTATTGGTAGGGGATCCATACAAACATGTTCCAGAGGTTCGGGTTTCGTGTCCTCCATTTCCtcatatgcatttatttgagtttCAGTTGGTTCTTCTAGCTTGGAAGAAAGGACGGCGTGAGCATCAGCCAGTTTAGGTCTGGCTCTGAAGACTGTGTTCTTGTTATGGTGACTTTGATTGTTCAAGGATGGTGAGAAATCAAACATCTTGTCTTCTGCCGCATCTCTTATGCTCTCCCCGTCCCTTCCATTGCTCTTCTTTTCAGACATTGTGCTCATTCTTTCTGAAGGAGAATCCAAGCCTTTCATGAAGCCGCTAGGATGGAAATTCTCATCAGAAATGGATGAAActtgtgttttgttattttgagcTCTAGAAGAAGAGAATCTGAGGGGATAAACAAAATCATTATTTGATAAGTAGAATACCTAAAGAAGACAGATGAATACACAGATAACAAATTATAATATTCATCTTATCAGTAAACTATTGTTATTTGAAGAGGCACATCATGTGAGGATTTCCTGGACATACACATAAAGCCTTGTTCTGCTGTCACTGTTGGTTTCCtatagaaatgaataaaaacaagctTTATCTGCCCAGGAAATAGCCCACATATGCTAAGTAGCACAAAGTTCAAAACAATTACttgtagggggaaaaaaagcaccAACTCCCACGTACCCGAGTTGCCAATCTTTCATCATTCCTGTGTGTTAAGTTGAACCCTCCAGCAGTTCAGCACCAAAGACTCAATGCCAGTTCAAAGTCTTGCTGTCAACGTTTTCCAGCAGTAATTTGCATGATGTGACATCACAGTTTTCCACAGCATTTTTGACAATGAGCTCTTTTGGAGGTTGGGCCGAGGTTGTCCCATACTTTCTAGTGTCGAGCCTTGTTGACTGACTCTTGCAACCGCGTCATGTATGTGTTtccatttggcagatgctttcttgttttattaGCATGTATTTTtcctgggaattgaacccatgactTTGGTGTAGCTGGCACCATGCTCTGTCTATCATCTACCATAAACTACAGATTCTATTACTTGTTTTGTAGTGGATATACTGTACATCTTGCTCAAAATTGTCATTTAATTTTGAGTTGTTTTGTAATTCTCATTAAATTCTCTATTATAATACagcatattattttattatgtaaaatCAGTGTAAATTAAAGACAGTATACCATGAGGTATATATactttacaattttattttaaattgtaagtcttttttcacattaaaatgtaagggttttttttttacattaaagttGAAGTCATAATGATAAATGTCACATGTCCACAAAATAACCTTCAGTAAACTCATATCCTCAGCTCTTTCTGCATAAAAAATCAATAGATATTTCTCTGGTTGTCTTTGTGTTTCCAAGAGGAATGCATGTAAATGAATGCAAATCAATAATGTCATTTTCCAGACGTACACCGCAACCAAATGCCATTTTTCCCCTTGGGCTATTTATTGACACAGTCTCACTGTTTTCAGTGTTGTAGtagttgtattatattatattccacAACAAAGGATACTTCTGGAACAGTTAGTTTGGATATATAGGTTATGTCAATACTTGAGAAATAATAAATGGTGGTAATGTTATTGTGCTTGTCCCTGATTACTTTTGAAAAAATGAAAGGCCTATTTTGGGCTAGCATAAAGttcataatttttaaacaagGAGATTGTTATGAAGTCAAGTAGGTGGCCTTTGCTTTTCATAACCTTTACCCTCATTTAGAAGACAGCTCCATTCCCTCTCTAGAAGCTTGAACAACCAACACGATAGTAATTTTTATCTTTGGTGTCTGTTAATGCTTGGGAAGACTGTAACATGTCCTGTGATAAGTGTCTGTGCCTCAAAATCATTTCTTCATCCCCAGCCTCACAGATGGGTTCATCCTCAGCGAGTTCTCTGGAGTCGTCACTCTCCTCCACCCCCAGGTCTGGAATGGATTCTTCCATCTCCACAGAATTGCACTCCATGGTGTCAACATTTTCTATAATAATGGGGGAATCCAACAAGTGTGTTACAGTGGCTGCTCAGAGAATTAGATCAATGCACAATCCAGAAAGGTTCGAAATGGCATGAACCACATTTATCTGCTAAACTAGCCTTTCATATTTACATGCTTTCATGATTTTAATGTGCATTGATcccattaatttttatttcactaaagagttttttaacccttaaaggCATACCTCTTTAGTGACCCAGGATGTCATTCACGTACCTCCtccttattcattttttaaagttagacatcaaccttcttagtattcctaaatcaattcattataaacaatataacaacaaaaaaaataatacatttataaaataatgccTGTTTTCCAATTCATTTATTGTAAAAACTGTAACGACTCGAGGTGTGTAACA
Encoded proteins:
- the si:ch73-22a13.3 gene encoding inositol-trisphosphate 3-kinase B isoform X2 encodes the protein MKGLDSPSERMSTMSEKKSNGRDGESIRDAAEDKMFDFSPSLNNQSHHNKNTVFRARPKLADAHAVLSSKLEEPTETQINAYEEMEDTKPEPLEHVCMDPLPIPAGEMTEDKDVEEQKVKGSENLVEEGSKVPLNAATRKSLWKGKVVPKEGMRERLGGLESIDESIEGDFNKRMHRKKSWGTKQKNVQTFGSSQDGEHYMQGSMERDGEGEIVPHPFLSRVLLHSSASSSSSFNNSSAESDEVFSESEDTAARRQTMRKCRSWRTFLTMMQWSKRTQSSWIQLAGHQGNVRLSEGGEVLKRFCKVEDSCLQALMSDALCQFVPHYFGHISQDGERYIRLEDLLSGLKHPVIMDCKMGVRTYQEEEIIKARTNASVRSDMYQKMVKVDPAAPTAEEHAKKGVTKLRYLQWRDDSSSTSSLGFRIEGIVMGNGKVLRDFYKTHTEAQVTETLLSFTRRQVHLLEAYESRLQALSEALKESTFFYKHEIIGSSLLFVHDCSSKANIWMIDFGKTIPTPEGVQLRHDLPWVEGNREDGYLIGLTSLTSLLREAIKQAREQSQEQPLS
- the si:ch73-22a13.3 gene encoding inositol-trisphosphate 3-kinase B isoform X1, with the protein product MMKDWQLGFSSSRAQNNKTQVSSISDENFHPSGFMKGLDSPSERMSTMSEKKSNGRDGESIRDAAEDKMFDFSPSLNNQSHHNKNTVFRARPKLADAHAVLSSKLEEPTETQINAYEEMEDTKPEPLEHVCMDPLPIPAGEMTEDKDVEEQKVKGSENLVEEGSKVPLNAATRKSLWKGKVVPKEGMRERLGGLESIDESIEGDFNKRMHRKKSWGTKQKNVQTFGSSQDGEHYMQGSMERDGEGEIVPHPFLSRVLLHSSASSSSSFNNSSAESDEVFSESEDTAARRQTMRKCRSWRTFLTMMQWSKRTQSSWIQLAGHQGNVRLSEGGEVLKRFCKVEDSCLQALMSDALCQFVPHYFGHISQDGERYIRLEDLLSGLKHPVIMDCKMGVRTYQEEEIIKARTNASVRSDMYQKMVKVDPAAPTAEEHAKKGVTKLRYLQWRDDSSSTSSLGFRIEGIVMGNGKVLRDFYKTHTEAQVTETLLSFTRRQVHLLEAYESRLQALSEALKESTFFYKHEIIGSSLLFVHDCSSKANIWMIDFGKTIPTPEGVQLRHDLPWVEGNREDGYLIGLTSLTSLLREAIKQAREQSQEQPLS